From a single Brassica rapa cultivar Chiifu-401-42 chromosome A01, CAAS_Brap_v3.01, whole genome shotgun sequence genomic region:
- the LOC103850066 gene encoding methyl-CpG-binding domain-containing protein 9 isoform X1 produces the protein MELTDSTKKQLGETRSAALDEDNRSFLGIDLNEIPTGVTPGGAVQDDDGEYEPVEVVRSIHDNPDPAPGAPAEVPEPDRDAACGACGRPESMELVVVCDACERGFHLNCVNDGVEAAPSADWMCSDCVAGGGRSKLWPLGVKSKLILDMNASPPSDAEGYGGEDTSDSRKHMLAMGNSFEHSMTHSSFLDPGRAHTLDFGFPSNLGNSSLPIRFPSLDPSELLLHNLRHFISERHGVLEDGWHVEFKQPLNGYHLCPVYCSPSGKTFSSIQDVACYLGLATNGNYSCMDTDIRNESSLLQERLNMPKRRKTSRWPNNSFPDLKGSSVSAQLSRFPYNGQTMPPFAISSGESLSSGNNGCGCEEANKGLPMQFEDFFVLSLGRIDIRQSYHNVNMIYPIGYKSCWHDKITGSLFTCEVSGGSSGPVFKITRSPCSKSFVPVGSTVFSCPKIDEMVEQNIDKRGDRRDSIQEHDDDTVEILLSDPSPPLGDDILSCLQEKSFSSTFYCLRSEVGSSQVDLNNTLSYNQQHEVEIGDIIVEEDSLSVAWQKVSQKLVDACSNVLKHKGTMNFRCKHVDRETREINWDTRNEKDNVILSLSRFCCSLAPHSATCGGKDNSEIASLVDVLSRWLDQSRFGLDADFVQEMIERMPGAESCSNYRSLKTRSSSVSVTVAEGALIANPKVGENVREEVFGEISRKAKRHKLNGGHGFSNPHPPPGRPMCLRLPPVVVGDFLQVSEVFWRFREILGLGEAFSPEKLEQEIVNPVFDGLFLDKSGKEVNRSEMNISDEDRTATKFLSLLDESRQPFSSENTFASVLKETKAGDSTEFNISNSSRGPCVGALLTKTHISLLQVLICELQSKVAAFVDPNFDSGESRSRRGRKKDDCTLSAKRNKLHMLPVNEFTWPELARRYILSLLSMDGNLESAEIAARESGKVFRCLQGDGGLLCGSLTGVDGMEADSMLLAEAIKKIFGSLTRENDVLSVEDDDSDGLDATETNACNGDIPEWALVLEPVRKLPTNVGTRIRKCVYDALERNPPEWAKKILEHSISKEVYKGNASGPTKKAVLSLLADVRGGDLVQKSVKGTKKRTSIGVSDVIMKKCRAVLRDVAAVDEDKVFCTLLGRKLLNLNDNDDDGLLGSPAMVSRPLDFRTIDLRLAVGAYDGSTEAFLEDILELWSCIRVMYADQPDSLELVEKLSKKFKSLYEAEVLPLAQKLMDYRKLECLSAEMRKEIKDIVVSVNKLPKAPWDEGVCKICGVDKDDDSVLLCDTCDAEYHTYCLNPPLIRIPDGNWYCPSCVIAKRMAQDALESNKLVRRRKRRKYQGELTRASMETAARLVDVMGEKDYWEFSAEERILVLKLLCDELLSSSLVHQHLEQCAEALIEMQQKLRSLSSEWKNTKLRQEFLTAKLAKVEPSILKEMGEPQNSSSFADHHGRHQQQENVGEKVPHDDGTSSAAFLTNNQGKAPIETHAQTGGSNVISSENKIHTPEKVTSPGRNELPIEVTDHMSCEIEDTTETLDKSVGKNRETHSIKPNAAELKTAHDASSLASQELQACRQDLNATSNEIQNLQQSIRSIESQILRQSIRRDFLGSDGSGRLYWGCYFAEEHPRILVDGSMSLQKAVQVDLTGSKVPSPFLHAVDHGRLMVSPWTYYETEAEISELVLWLHDDDPKERELRESIMCWKRIRFGDLQREIKQAENSSSPIMAGDLVTKAAMAMEKRYGPCIKLEIETYKKRGKKTKCAEREKLCRCECLESILPSMIHCLICHKTFASDDEFEEHAESKCVPYSLATEEGKEKSDSSKAKESLKSDYLSVKSSAGKDKAEISNVSELGSGLIRYQEEESISPYHFEEICSKFVTKDSNRDLVKEIGLIGSNGSPTFLPLPSIHLNDSMLISATCNKLDGGDSGDQVIFTGSEANGEGLNSESLDRSVTNDLGNPLNKLSGMGCDKSEEKNKKSTGSGLKGCCVVPQASLKRVTGKALPVFRFLKTNLLDMDVALPEEALRPSKSHPDRRRAWRAFVKSAQSIFELVQAAIVVEDMIKTEYLKNEWWYWSSLSAAAKISTLSALSLHIFSLDAAIMYDKTITQSDPMDATKEIGLQEQKSQPVTDPQERSSRANRRSGKKRKEPEGA, from the exons ATGGAACTCACTGATTCTACGAAAAAGCAACTCGGAGAGACCAGGAGCGCCGCTCTCGACGAAGATAATCGCTCCTTTCTCGGCATCGATCTTAACGAAATCCCTACCGGCGTTACTCCCGGCGGCGCTGTACAGGACGATGACGGAGAGTATGAACCCGTTGAAGTTGTTAGGTCAATTCATGATAATCCGGACCCAGCCCCTGGAGCCCCTGCTGAGGTTCCTGAGCCGGATCGGGATGCCGCGTGCGGCGCCTGTGGAAGGCCGGAGTCGATGGAGCTCGTAGTAGTCTGCGACGCTTGCGAGCGAGGGTTTCATCTTAACTGTGTTAACGACGGAGTGGAGGCTGCTCCTTCCGCCGATTGGATGTGCAGCGACTGTGTTGCCGGCGGCGGGAGGAGTAAACTGTGGCCGTTGGGGGTGAAGTCCAAGCTCATCCTGGATATGAACGCCTCGCCGCCGAGTGATGCCGAGGGATACGGAGGCGAGGATACGTCAGATTCGAG AAAGCATATGCTGGCCATGGGGAACTCTTTTGAACATTCAATGACGCATTCAAGCTTTCTGGATCCTGGTAGAGCACATACTTTAGATTTTGGCTTCCCATCAAACCTCGGGAACAGTAGTTTGCCCATCAGATTCCCATCCTTGGATCCAAGCGAGCTCTTGTTGCATAATCTCAGGCATTTCATATCTGAAAGGCACGGAGTTTTAGAAGATGGTTGGCATGTCGAATTTAAACAGCCTTTAAATGGCTATCATCTCTGTCCAGTGTATTGTTCTCCGAGTGGAAAAACATTTAGTTCAATACAAGATGTTGCTTGTTATCTCGGCTTGGCAACTAATGGTAACTACAGCTGTATGGATACTGATATCAGGAATGAGAGTTCTCTTCTTCAAGAAAGATTGAATATGCCCAAGAGAAGAAAGACATCAAGATGGCCAAACAATAGTTTCCCTGACCTAAAGGGTAGTTCAGTGAGTGCTCAGCTCAGTCGTTTTCCATACAATGGTCAGACGATGCCCCCTTTTGCCATTTCATCTGGTGAATCTCTTAGCTCTGGGAATAATGGATGCGGTTGTGAGGAAGCTAAT AAAGGACTTCCTATGCAATTTGAAGATTTCTTTGTCCTCTCGCTTGGACGAATTGACATAAGACAGTCTTACCACAATGTCAACATGATTTATCCAATAGGATATAAGTCCTGCTGGCATGATAAAATCACGGGGTCTTTATTTACTTGTGAAGTATCTGGTGGTAGTTCTGGGCCTGTTTTCAAGATTACACGGTCACCATGCTCTAAATCATTTGTTCCAGTTGGATCAACTGTCTTCTCCTGCCCAAAGATTGATGAAATGGTGGAACAGAACATTGACAAACGAGGTGATCGGAGAGACAGTATTCAAGAACATGATGACGACACTGTTGAAATCCTTCTTTCAGATCCATCGCCACCACTTGGAGATGATATATTGTCTTGTTTACAGGAGAAGAGTTTCTCCAGTACATTCTATTGCTTGCGCTCGGAAGTTGGTTCTTCTCAAGTAGACTTAAATAATACTCTATCCTATAATCAGCAGCATGAGGTTGAGATTGGCGATATTATTGTGGAAGAAGATTCATTGTCTGTTGCATGGCAAAAGGTGTCTCAAAAACTTGTTGATGCATGTTCCAATGTCCTGAAGCACAAGGGTACCATGAACTTCCGTTGCAAGCATGTTGACAGAGAAACGAGGGAAATCAACTGGGATACAAGAAATGAGAAAGATAATGTGATTTTATCTTTGTCAAGATTTTGCTGTTCTTTGGCTCCTCACAGTGCTACATGTGGTGGAAAGGATAATAGCGAGATTGCATCTCTAGTTGATGTTTTGTCAAGGTGGCTGGATCAAAGCAGGTTTGGGCTTGATGCAGATTTTGTACAGGAAATGATTGAACGTATGCCTGGTGCCGAATCATGTTCAAATTATAGGTCTCTGAAGACTAGAAGTTCTTCTGTTTCTGTAACTGTAGCAGAAGGAGCGCTTATTGCCAATCCAAAAGTTGGAGAAAATGTCAGGGAAGAAGTTTTTGGTGAGATATCTCGGAAAGCCAAAAGGCATAAACTAAATGGTGGTCATGGTTTCAGCAATCCACACCCTCCTCCCGGGAGGCCTATGTGTTTGAGGCTTCCTCCTGTGGTTGTTGGTGACTTCCTTCAG GTATCTGAAGTGTTCTGGCGTTTCCGTGAAATTTTGGGTTTGGGAGAGGCTTTCTCCCCTGAGAAGCTTGAACAAGAGATTGTCAATCCAGTGTTCGATGGTTTGTTTCTTGATAAATCTGGGAAAGAAGTTAATAGAAGTGAGATGAACATTAGTGATGAGGATCGTACAGCTACTAAATTTTTATCTTTGTTGGATGAATCTCGCCAACCTTTTTCTTCGGAAAATACCTTTGCTTCTGTACTAAAAGAGACGAAAGCAGGGGATTCTACTGAGTTCAACATTTCAAATTCCTCTCGTGGGCCGTGCGTGGGTGCACTTCTAACAAAGACTCACATTTCGCTTCTGCAAGTGCTAATATGTGAGTTGCAATCCAAGGTAGCTGCATTTGTTGATCCAAACTTTGATTCTGGAGAATCAAGATCCAGACGGGGACGGAAAAAGGATGACTGTACACTTTCTGCTAAAAGAAATAAGCTGCATATGCTTCCTGTTAACGAGTTCACATGGCCTGAATTGGCCCGTAGGTACATTTTGTCTCTTTTATCAATGGATGGGAACCTCGAATCAGCGGAGATTGCTGCTCGTGAAAGTGGTAAGGTATTCCGTTGCTTACAAGGGGATGGTGGTTTGCTCTGTGGTTCACTTACAGGAGTGGATGGGATGGAAGCCGATTCAATG TTACTTGCAGAggctattaaaaaaatatttggttctTTGACAAGAGAAAATGATGTTCTCTCTGTGGAAGATGATGATTCTGATGGCCTTGATGCTACTGAGACAAACGCTTGCAATGGTGATATTCCAGAATGGGCACTGGTTCTGGAACCTGTGAGAAAGCTTCCAACAAATGTTGGGACTAGAATCAGAAAGTGTGTCTATGATGCTTTAGAGAGAAATCCACCAGAGTGGGCAAAGAAGATATTAGAGCATTCCATCAGTAAAGAAGTATATAAAGGCAATGCATCAGGACCGACAAAG AAAGCTGTCCTCTCATTGCTAGCCGATGTTCGAGGTGGTGATTTGGTGCAGAAGTCTGTCAAAGGAACCAAAAAGAGGACGTCTATTGGTGTTTCTGATGTCATTATGAAGAAATGTCGTGCTGTGTTGCGTGATGTTGCAGCTGTAGACGAGGATAAAGTGTTTTGTACTTTATTGGGGCGAAAGTTACTGAATTTaaatgataatgatgatgacgGACTCTTGGGATCACCTGCAATGGTTTCGCGTCCCCTAGACTTTAGAACTATTGATTTGCGGTTGGCTGTCGGTGCGTATGACGGATCAACTGAAGCTTTTCTTGAGGATATTCTTGAG CTGTGGAGTTGTATACGTGTTATGTATGCGGATCAGCCTGATTCTTTAGAACTGGTTGAAAAATTGTCTAAAAAATTTAAGTCACTATACGAAGCCGAG GTTCTACCACTTGCTCAGAAACTTATGGACTACAGAAAATTGGAATGTCTGAGTGCAGAGATGAGGAAGGAAATTAAGGACATTGTTGTTTCAGTAAATAAGCTTCCCAAGGCCCCGTGGGATGAGGGGGTATGTAAAATATGTGGCGTTGACAAAGATGATGACAGTGTTCTCTTGTGTGATACATGCGATGCGGAGTATCACACATATTGTTTGAATCCCCCTCTTATTAGAATTCCTGATGGAAATTGGTATTGTCCCTCATGTGTCATTGCCAAGCGCATGGCTCAAGATGCTTTGGAATCGAACAAACTAGTCAGACGGCGGAAACGTAGAAAGTATCAGGGGGAACTTACCCGAGCTTCTATGGAAACAGCTGCTCGTCTGGTAGATGTGATGGGCGAAAAAGACTACTGGGAGTTCAGTGCTGAGGAG AGAATCCTGGTGCTTAAGCTTCTATGCGATGAACTGCTTAGCTCATCCCTTGTTCATCAACATCTCGAGCAGTGTGCCGAAGCCTTAATTGAAATGCAGCAGAAGTTGCGCTCTCTTTCCTCAGAATGGAAAAACACAAAATTGCGGCAAGAATTTCTGACGGCTAAACTCGCAAAGGTTGAACCTAGTATTCTAAAGGAGATGGGCGAACCACAAAATTCAAGTAGCTTTGCAGACCACCATGGACGTCATCAACAACAGGAGAATGTTGGAGAGAAGGTTCCTCATGATGATGGCACGTCCTCTGCTGCGTTTCTTACCAATAATCAGGGGAAAGCTCCGATTGAGACCCATGCTCAAACTGGAGGGTCAAATGTCATTTCCAGTGAGAACAAAATTCACACCCCAGAAAAAGTTACATCCCCTGGAAGGAACGAGTTGCCAATAGAGGTAACGGATCATATGTCTTGTGAAATAGAAGATACCACAGAGACCTTGGACAAATCAGTTGGAAAGAACCGTGAAACACACTCTATAAAACCTAATGCGGCGGAATTGAAGACAGCACATGATGCATCTTCTCTGGCTTCCCAAGAGTTGCAGGCTTGTCGACAGGATTTGAATGCCACTAGTAATGAAATACAGAATCTGCAGCAATCAATCAGAAGCATAGAATCACAGATTCTAAGGCAATCTATACGAAGAGACTTTCTGGGAAGTGATGGTAGTGGTCGTCTATATTGGGGTTGCTACTTCGCAGAAGAACATCCTCGTATTTTGGTTGATGGAAGCATGTCGTTGCAGAAAGCTGTACAAGTTGATTTGACAGGTTCAAAAGTTCCCTCCCCATTTCTCCATGCCGTTGACCATGGAAGACTAATGGTCTCACCCTGGACATATTACGAAACTGAAGCGGAGATCAGTGAGCTTGTCCTATGGCTTCATGATGATGACCCAAAAGAAAGAGAGTTGAGAGAGTCTATTATGTGCTGGAAAAGGATACGATTTGGGGATCTTCAAAGGGAAATTAAACAAGCTGAGAATTCGTCCTCTCCAATAATGGCTGGGGATCTTGTGACCAAGGCTGCCATGGCAATGGAGAAGAGATATGGTCCATGCATCAAACTAGAGATCGAAACCTATAAAAAACGGGGGAAGAAGACAAAGTGTGCAGAGCGAGAGAAACTGTGTAGATGCGAATGCTTGGAATCCATTTTGCCATCTATGATTCACTGCCTCATATGCCACAAAACATTTGCAAGTGATGATGAATTTGAGGAGCACGCCGAGAGTAAGTGTGTTCCTTATTCATTAGCAACTGAAGAAGGCAAAGAAAAATCTGATTCTTCAAAAGCAAAAGAAAGCCTGAAATCCGATTATCTTAGTGTAAAGTCTAGCGCTGGCAAAGATAAAGCTGAAATATCCAATGTTTCTGAACTTGGTTCTGGGTTGATAAGAtatcaagaagaagaatctaTTTCCCCATACCATTTTGAGGAGATCTGCTCCAAGTTTGTGACAAAGGATTCTAACAGAGATTTGGTTAAAGAGATTGGTCTGATCGGTTCAAATGGAAGTCCAACATTTCTTCCGTTGCCATCTATTCATCTTAACGACTCAATGCTCATATCGGCCACTTGCAATAAGCTAGATGGTGGTGATTCAGGGGATCAGGTGATTTTTACTGGTTCTGAAGCCAATGGTGAAGGCTTGAATTCTGAATCATTGGACAGATCTGTGACAAATGATCTTGGCAATCCGCTGAATAAACTGAGCGGAATGGGATGTGACAAGTCAGAGGAAAAGAACAAAAAGTCTACAGGTAGTGGGTTAAAAGGCTGCTGTGTGGTTCCACAGGCTTCTTTGAAACGTGTTACTGGCAAAGCTTTGCCGGTTTTCAGATTCCTTAAAACCAACTTGCTTGATATGGATGTGGCACTACCTGAAGAAGCTTTAAGACCATCGAAATCACATCCAGACCGTAGACGAGCTTGGCGTGCTTTTGTTAAATCGGCACAAAGCATTTTCGAG TTGGTTCAGGCAGCAATTGTGGTAGAAGACATGATAAAGACAGAGTACTTGAAAAATGAATGGTGGTACTGGTCTTCTCTATCAGCGGCTGCTAAAATCTCGACGCTGTCTGCGCTATCCCTTCACATCTTCTCGCTCGATGCAGCGATTATGTACGATAAAACCATAACTCAATCAGATCCTATGGATGCGACAAAGGAGATAGGCTTACAAGAGCAGAAGTCACAACCTGTAACAGATCCACAAGAAAGAAGCAGCAGAGCTAACAGAAGGTCTGGTAAGAAAAGGAAAGAACCTGAGGGAGCATAA